A stretch of the Porifericola rhodea genome encodes the following:
- a CDS encoding c-type cytochrome yields the protein MNSFPRTFTAIMLLFALIASACNSVQDSTSEQEKEPLHPKIEKLKLQDGFKAEHLYSPSENEMGSWVSMTFDDQGRLITSDQYGALYRLTLAPIGSDSLAPQIEKLKIETEEAVADSIIQMGYAQGLLWAFNSLYVMVNHRSNDEFEKGSGLYRLQDTNNNDQFDKITLLKSLEGAGEHGPHSIVPSPDGQSLYVIAGNHTDVPEMDAYRIPKVWQNDNLFPLIKDPRGHANDREAPGGWIARIDSLGERWEMVAAGFRNPFDLAFNNAGDMFTYDSDMEWDLGMPWYRPTRICHVPSGAEFGWRTGNGKWSPAYPDNLPAVLNIGQGSPTGVLHGKSSAFPARYQDALFAFDWSFGIIYAVHLQPQGASYTAEREEFLSGMPLPLTDGVIGPDGAMYFMTGGRRLDSDLYRVYFDGENTDVTLASMADEEMPEAHQLRKELEQYHETAKAGGLEAAWPHLKHEDRFVRYAARIAVEHQPLNNWQSKVLNEEDPYTKIQGMVALAKHGKPAIKDQMLNKLMEVDYTSLSELQQLDLLRAVELTLARMGMPSATTRQKLIGYLNPHYPAGKEVLNSTLSKVLVYLDDPEVIETTLNLLEEDEGKASEQAEGATESSDLILRNPQYGLDIARMLKDIPPAQQTYYATVLSKQRSGWTPELRERYFKWFYQAFDFEGGNSYIGFIDKARKEALSHVPKSEFDYYNELSGDSLLTNNGRDLANVPQPEGPRNNWKLEEALAVLDSGGLENRNFETGKNMYAATRCITCHSMRGEGGIIGPDLTQLGTRFSAEDMIEAIVEPNETISDQYASTVLYLKNGQSVVGRLTDQDEEKYYISQNPFAPDHIREVPKDEVTDTKLSSVSVMPPGLINPMNENELRDLIAYLMAGGNPDHPIYKEGAEEATE from the coding sequence ATGAATTCGTTTCCACGCACATTTACAGCAATAATGTTGCTTTTCGCTCTGATAGCTTCTGCCTGTAATAGTGTGCAAGACAGTACCTCTGAGCAAGAGAAAGAGCCACTACACCCTAAAATAGAAAAGCTTAAGCTTCAGGATGGTTTTAAAGCGGAGCATTTGTATAGCCCTTCAGAAAACGAAATGGGCTCCTGGGTTTCTATGACTTTTGATGATCAGGGAAGACTAATCACCTCCGATCAGTATGGTGCCCTTTATCGTCTGACATTAGCTCCTATTGGCTCCGACTCCCTGGCACCCCAGATAGAGAAGCTTAAAATAGAAACAGAAGAAGCAGTAGCGGATTCAATTATTCAGATGGGCTACGCTCAGGGATTATTGTGGGCTTTCAATAGCCTATACGTTATGGTAAACCACCGCAGTAACGATGAGTTTGAGAAAGGTAGTGGGCTTTACCGTTTGCAGGATACCAATAACAACGATCAGTTTGATAAAATTACACTGCTCAAATCGCTGGAAGGAGCCGGTGAGCATGGCCCACACAGTATAGTGCCCAGCCCGGATGGTCAATCGCTGTATGTAATTGCGGGTAACCATACCGATGTGCCCGAAATGGATGCCTATCGCATTCCTAAAGTTTGGCAAAACGATAACCTTTTTCCTCTGATCAAAGATCCCCGCGGGCATGCTAATGATCGTGAGGCCCCTGGTGGCTGGATCGCCAGGATAGACTCTTTGGGAGAACGCTGGGAAATGGTAGCTGCGGGCTTCCGTAATCCTTTTGACCTGGCTTTTAACAATGCTGGCGATATGTTTACCTACGACTCGGATATGGAGTGGGACCTGGGGATGCCCTGGTACCGTCCTACCCGTATATGCCACGTGCCTAGCGGAGCGGAATTTGGCTGGCGTACTGGCAATGGTAAGTGGTCACCTGCCTACCCCGACAACTTGCCCGCAGTGCTTAATATAGGGCAAGGCTCACCTACAGGAGTGCTACACGGCAAAAGCTCTGCCTTTCCTGCACGCTACCAGGATGCACTTTTCGCTTTTGACTGGAGTTTTGGAATTATTTATGCCGTACACCTGCAACCGCAGGGTGCTTCTTACACTGCCGAAAGAGAGGAGTTTCTTTCCGGTATGCCGCTTCCGCTTACCGATGGTGTTATAGGCCCGGATGGTGCAATGTATTTTATGACGGGCGGGCGTCGCCTGGACTCTGACCTTTATCGTGTGTATTTTGATGGAGAAAATACTGACGTAACTTTAGCTTCTATGGCTGATGAAGAGATGCCTGAGGCGCATCAGCTGAGAAAAGAACTGGAGCAGTATCATGAAACAGCCAAAGCCGGAGGGCTGGAGGCTGCCTGGCCTCATCTTAAGCATGAAGACCGCTTTGTTCGTTACGCCGCACGTATAGCGGTAGAGCATCAGCCGCTTAACAACTGGCAGAGCAAAGTACTCAATGAAGAAGACCCCTACACCAAAATTCAGGGTATGGTAGCATTGGCCAAGCATGGCAAGCCCGCTATTAAAGATCAGATGCTTAATAAGTTGATGGAAGTAGACTATACCAGCCTGAGCGAGCTACAGCAACTCGACCTGTTGCGTGCCGTTGAGCTTACGCTGGCTCGTATGGGCATGCCTTCAGCTACTACCAGGCAAAAACTGATCGGCTACCTGAACCCCCATTACCCTGCCGGTAAAGAAGTACTGAACAGCACACTTAGTAAAGTACTGGTATATCTGGACGACCCTGAAGTTATAGAAACTACCCTCAACCTACTTGAAGAAGATGAGGGTAAGGCATCCGAACAGGCTGAGGGTGCTACTGAAAGCTCGGACCTTATCCTGAGAAACCCTCAGTATGGTCTGGATATCGCTCGTATGCTTAAGGATATACCACCTGCCCAGCAGACTTATTATGCTACGGTTTTGAGTAAACAAAGATCTGGCTGGACCCCAGAGCTTAGAGAACGCTATTTTAAGTGGTTTTATCAGGCTTTTGACTTTGAAGGAGGTAACAGTTATATCGGCTTTATAGACAAAGCTCGTAAAGAAGCTTTGTCACATGTGCCTAAAAGTGAGTTTGATTATTACAACGAACTATCGGGCGACTCTCTCCTCACTAATAACGGTCGCGACCTGGCAAATGTACCGCAACCCGAAGGGCCACGTAACAACTGGAAGTTGGAGGAAGCCCTGGCCGTATTGGATAGCGGTGGTTTGGAGAATAGAAATTTTGAAACAGGTAAAAACATGTACGCTGCTACCCGCTGTATCACCTGCCATAGCATGCGAGGCGAAGGTGGCATCATTGGTCCTGACCTGACTCAACTTGGTACCCGCTTCTCAGCAGAAGATATGATAGAAGCTATTGTAGAGCCTAACGAAACTATCTCAGACCAGTACGCTTCTACAGTACTTTATCTTAAAAATGGTCAGTCAGTAGTGGGTAGACTTACCGATCAGGATGAAGAGAAATACTACATTTCACAGAATCCATTTGCTCCGGATCACATCCGCGAAGTGCCTAAAGATGAGGTAACAGATACTAAGCTATCATCAGTATCCGTAATGCCTCCCGGCCTGATCAACCCGATGAATGAAAATGAGCTTAGAGACCTGATTGCCTACCTGATGGCGGGCGGAAATCCTGACCACCCTATTTATAAGGAGGGGGCAGAAGAAGCAACAGAATAA
- a CDS encoding SusC/RagA family TonB-linked outer membrane protein: protein MVKADKILRENENAAFAVVSGTVTDQADGGALPGVNVLVKGTTIGTVTDIEGKYSIEVQSTDAVLVFSSIGYTPQEVPVNGRSVINLAMVEDVQSLEEIVVVGYGSQLKKEVTGAVQTVDATELKDVPVSQITQKLQGKLAGVQINQTTGKPGQGMNVRIRGQLSVSGGSDPLYVVDGFPITGDISNLNPDEIQDISILKDAASTSLYGSRAANGVVLITTKRGVPGQTNVGFTAYTGIQEVPKRGRLEMMNAVEFAQFKKEYYEDAGQSVPEIFQDPSQFEGKNNDWYDALLRKAPIQSYNLTITSNKEKVNTAIVAGIFDQEGVVLNTDYKRYSLRMNTRYDVSDKVKLGFNVAPSYIKDNIPKTDGERGTGILFNALHTWPIMPIYDENGDLTEFNKFPAETGNIFAYANWVRAAQEITNETKEVNVLSNAFVEFQPLEGLTLKSTFNAELYNSKFFFFNPSTATNSINVPIPTTAVSFRQNVEDFTWLNENLATYAKDVGEHSFELLGGFTVQKFRRDVTSIRGETYSDDRLPTVQGAINISRSGTGSGVEEWSLMSYLSRLTYNYKGKYLLTAAVRSDGSSRFGSENRWGIFPSASVGWVVSDEYFLQNIPTVSFAKVRASYGVTGNNNIGNYTQYALINNTVNAAFGNEVAPGAVVTSLANNNLGWETTKQFDIGLDLGLFEDRIQFVYDYYNKRTTNLLYSVQVPQESGFSNFNDNIGEIKFWGHEFALITRNTTGKFKWSTNANISFNRNIVESLADGIDRVYGRFHITQVGQPFGQFYGHIADGVYMNQEDLDNSAQVPGRSTVGSIKLLDLNGDGVITRGGDNDDRAIMGSPFPDFTYGITNNFKYGNFDLSIVGTGSHGNELLVRHLYSTTNLDGVFNLMREVKYRFRSPENPGKGFFGTTVGGGNVTGIERDWINSRFVADASYFTIRNVTLGYSFEGIEKIFKSARLYASIQNAYIFTDYWGGQNPEISVQPDGEGDGGNLSQGVDISGYPVPRTYTVGVNLNF from the coding sequence ATGGTAAAGGCTGATAAAATTTTGCGTGAAAATGAAAACGCAGCTTTTGCAGTAGTAAGCGGAACAGTAACCGACCAGGCCGATGGGGGTGCACTACCTGGTGTAAATGTATTGGTGAAAGGCACTACTATAGGTACTGTAACAGATATAGAAGGAAAATACAGCATAGAGGTGCAGTCTACAGATGCCGTGCTGGTATTTTCATCTATCGGCTATACCCCTCAGGAGGTACCTGTTAACGGAAGAAGTGTAATCAATCTTGCCATGGTAGAAGATGTGCAGAGCCTGGAAGAGATAGTAGTAGTAGGCTACGGTAGCCAGCTTAAAAAAGAAGTGACAGGGGCAGTACAAACGGTAGATGCCACTGAGCTTAAAGATGTGCCGGTATCGCAGATTACCCAAAAGCTACAGGGCAAACTGGCAGGGGTACAAATCAACCAAACCACCGGAAAGCCGGGGCAGGGAATGAACGTAAGAATACGCGGTCAACTATCTGTCTCTGGAGGGAGTGATCCTCTCTATGTGGTAGACGGCTTCCCTATCACCGGCGATATCAGTAACCTTAACCCAGATGAAATTCAGGATATCAGCATACTTAAAGATGCTGCATCCACTTCTCTTTATGGTTCTCGTGCTGCGAATGGGGTAGTGCTCATCACCACAAAAAGAGGTGTGCCAGGACAAACCAATGTGGGTTTTACCGCCTATACCGGTATACAGGAAGTGCCCAAAAGAGGTCGTTTGGAGATGATGAACGCAGTAGAGTTTGCGCAGTTCAAAAAAGAGTATTACGAAGATGCAGGACAGAGCGTGCCGGAAATTTTTCAGGATCCCTCACAGTTTGAAGGCAAAAATAACGATTGGTACGATGCTTTGCTCCGCAAGGCTCCCATACAAAGCTACAACCTGACCATTACATCGAACAAAGAAAAGGTCAATACAGCAATTGTAGCTGGTATTTTTGATCAGGAAGGGGTAGTGCTTAATACCGATTATAAAAGGTACTCCCTGAGAATGAACACGCGCTACGATGTTTCAGATAAGGTAAAGCTGGGCTTCAATGTAGCGCCCTCTTACATTAAAGACAACATACCGAAGACAGACGGAGAGCGTGGTACCGGCATACTTTTTAATGCTTTGCATACCTGGCCTATTATGCCCATCTACGACGAAAATGGTGATCTTACCGAATTTAACAAGTTTCCTGCTGAAACCGGGAATATTTTTGCTTATGCCAACTGGGTAAGGGCAGCGCAGGAAATTACCAATGAGACCAAAGAGGTAAATGTGCTTTCTAATGCCTTTGTAGAATTTCAGCCTCTGGAAGGGCTTACTCTCAAATCTACCTTTAATGCGGAGCTGTATAACTCTAAGTTTTTCTTTTTTAACCCTTCTACAGCCACTAACTCTATCAATGTGCCTATACCCACTACGGCGGTATCTTTCAGGCAGAACGTAGAAGATTTTACCTGGCTGAACGAAAACCTGGCTACCTATGCTAAAGATGTAGGTGAGCATAGTTTTGAGCTTCTGGGAGGTTTTACCGTGCAGAAGTTTCGTAGAGATGTTACCAGTATAAGGGGAGAGACTTACTCTGACGACCGTCTGCCAACTGTACAGGGTGCTATCAATATCAGCCGCTCAGGTACTGGTAGTGGGGTAGAAGAATGGAGCCTGATGTCTTACCTTTCAAGGCTTACTTACAACTATAAAGGTAAATATCTGCTTACTGCCGCAGTGCGTAGCGATGGTTCTTCCCGATTTGGCTCAGAAAATCGCTGGGGTATATTTCCATCAGCCTCAGTAGGCTGGGTAGTTTCAGACGAATACTTCTTACAGAACATCCCCACGGTCTCATTTGCTAAAGTAAGAGCCAGCTATGGAGTTACCGGTAACAACAATATCGGTAACTATACCCAATATGCCCTAATTAACAATACTGTTAATGCAGCATTTGGCAACGAAGTAGCACCGGGAGCAGTAGTAACTTCTTTAGCCAACAACAACCTGGGTTGGGAGACTACCAAGCAATTTGATATAGGGCTGGACTTAGGACTATTTGAAGACAGAATACAGTTTGTATACGACTACTATAACAAACGTACTACCAATCTGCTCTACAGCGTACAGGTACCTCAGGAATCTGGCTTTAGTAACTTTAATGACAACATAGGTGAGATAAAATTCTGGGGGCATGAGTTCGCTCTGATTACCCGTAATACAACGGGCAAGTTCAAATGGTCTACTAATGCTAATATCTCTTTTAACAGAAATATAGTAGAATCTTTGGCAGATGGTATTGATAGAGTGTATGGTAGATTCCACATTACGCAGGTAGGGCAGCCTTTCGGTCAGTTTTATGGCCATATTGCAGATGGGGTGTACATGAATCAGGAGGATCTGGACAACTCCGCTCAGGTGCCCGGTCGCTCTACAGTAGGTAGCATCAAGCTATTAGACCTCAACGGCGATGGCGTAATTACCCGTGGAGGAGATAATGATGACCGTGCCATCATGGGAAGCCCTTTTCCTGATTTTACATACGGTATTACCAACAACTTCAAGTATGGCAATTTTGATCTGAGTATTGTAGGTACTGGTTCGCATGGCAATGAGCTACTGGTGCGCCACCTCTACAGTACCACTAACCTGGACGGTGTATTTAACCTGATGAGAGAAGTGAAGTACCGCTTCCGTTCGCCAGAAAATCCTGGTAAGGGCTTCTTTGGTACTACAGTAGGGGGAGGAAATGTAACAGGTATAGAAAGAGACTGGATCAACAGCCGTTTTGTAGCTGATGCCTCTTATTTTACTATCAGAAACGTCACCTTGGGTTACTCCTTTGAGGGTATTGAGAAGATTTTTAAGTCGGCACGCCTTTACGCCTCTATTCAGAATGCGTACATCTTTACCGACTACTGGGGTGGGCAAAATCCGGAGATCAGCGTACAACCCGATGGCGAGGGCGATGGTGGCAACCTAAGCCAGGGAGTAGATATCTCCGGCTATCCGGTACCTCGTACTTATACAGTAGGCGTAAACCTTAACTTCTAA
- a CDS encoding 3-keto-disaccharide hydrolase, whose protein sequence is MILCSCWLASCQSAAEQDTSVQSEENSTEEVEADHEGFISIFDGNSLEGWEGDPKLWRAENGVLIGEIKPDNLIENNSFIIWQGGELQDFEFKTEFRISQSGNSGINYRSERIDTLPYALRGYQADIDGKHTYTGQNYEEKKRTTLAYRGQKTTVNSQQNPEEANSLRANIERNAWLPTEVKEQIGGNEELKNHIREGWNECHLVIKGNKLQHYVNGVLMSEVTDNDTVNRNMSGLLGVQVHVGPPMKVEYRNIRLKKL, encoded by the coding sequence ATGATCTTATGCTCCTGCTGGCTGGCCTCGTGCCAGTCAGCAGCTGAGCAGGATACCAGCGTGCAGTCAGAAGAAAACAGTACAGAGGAAGTAGAAGCAGATCATGAAGGTTTCATCTCTATTTTTGATGGTAATAGCCTGGAGGGTTGGGAAGGTGATCCTAAGCTATGGCGTGCAGAAAATGGTGTGCTTATTGGAGAAATTAAGCCAGACAATCTTATAGAAAATAATTCATTTATCATCTGGCAGGGAGGTGAGCTGCAAGACTTTGAATTTAAAACGGAGTTTCGTATTTCTCAAAGTGGCAATAGTGGTATCAACTACCGTAGCGAGCGCATAGACACCCTGCCGTACGCCCTGAGAGGCTACCAGGCTGATATTGATGGTAAGCATACCTATACCGGGCAAAATTACGAAGAGAAAAAACGTACTACCCTTGCCTATCGCGGACAAAAAACAACTGTAAACAGTCAGCAAAACCCTGAAGAAGCTAATTCTTTACGAGCTAATATTGAAAGAAATGCCTGGCTGCCTACAGAAGTAAAAGAGCAGATTGGTGGCAATGAAGAACTGAAAAACCATATACGGGAAGGCTGGAACGAGTGCCATCTGGTAATTAAAGGAAATAAACTACAGCACTACGTCAACGGAGTGCTAATGAGCGAAGTCACAGATAATGATACAGTAAATAGAAATATGTCTGGCTTGTTGGGCGTTCAGGTACATGTAGGCCCACCTATGAAAGTAGAGTACAGAAACATCAGGCTTAAAAAGTTATAG
- a CDS encoding RagB/SusD family nutrient uptake outer membrane protein has translation MKKIFIIIILLNLSAISCQDDFLTIVPETSLSSATFFKTEADFQQAVNGAYVPLRNIVNDRAWLLGEMHSDNTYYARNILFGATEQQEDIADFAIPSDGGVTTNTHVLNQYRLDYQIIARTNQILSAIDEVEFDAESKNNLKGQALFLRGYAYFELVRYFGQAPLHLSPVTEREEAALPLSTEEELYAQIISDVEEATRLLPPKSQQGDGRATSGAAKTLLANVYIVQQKWAEAEALLKEVVNSGEYELMPEYADAFSTSTGNKNNQESVFEVQFKEGPDGLNGDFLYRFMPRPITQEELVTITGTSNPQPLNGEGNNIPTPDIIAAYEEGDKRKEASIGYIQISGSFWKDGVYPYIKKYAEPHALHNNHGMNWPIYRYSEVLLFLAEALHEQGKSGEAADYLNQVRSRAGLAPASGDLREAIYQERRVELAFENKRWFDLVRTGRAIEVITAYGNRIKANPQDYYYPEEAEPRSNAFSNISLYYALPADEADLSPHF, from the coding sequence ATGAAAAAAATATTCATCATAATTATACTCTTGAACTTAAGCGCAATTAGCTGTCAGGATGATTTTCTGACAATAGTGCCTGAAACCTCTTTAAGTTCGGCTACCTTTTTTAAAACAGAAGCGGATTTTCAGCAGGCTGTAAATGGAGCTTATGTGCCTCTCAGGAATATTGTAAACGACAGAGCCTGGCTACTGGGCGAGATGCATTCCGACAATACTTACTATGCTCGTAATATCCTTTTTGGAGCCACCGAGCAGCAGGAAGATATCGCTGATTTTGCTATTCCCAGCGATGGTGGAGTAACCACTAATACCCACGTGCTCAACCAGTACCGACTGGACTATCAGATCATTGCCCGTACTAATCAGATTCTTTCTGCCATAGATGAAGTAGAGTTTGACGCTGAGTCTAAAAACAACCTGAAAGGTCAGGCGCTTTTTCTGAGAGGGTATGCCTATTTTGAGTTAGTACGTTATTTTGGGCAGGCTCCACTGCATCTTTCTCCGGTAACAGAGCGAGAAGAAGCGGCACTACCACTTTCTACTGAAGAGGAACTCTATGCCCAGATCATCAGCGATGTAGAAGAAGCTACCAGACTGCTGCCACCAAAATCTCAGCAGGGTGACGGAAGAGCTACTTCCGGAGCTGCCAAAACCTTGCTGGCAAACGTATATATTGTACAGCAAAAATGGGCTGAGGCCGAAGCCTTGCTAAAAGAGGTGGTCAACAGCGGAGAATATGAGCTGATGCCTGAGTATGCTGACGCTTTCTCTACCAGTACCGGTAACAAAAACAATCAAGAGTCAGTGTTTGAAGTGCAGTTCAAAGAAGGCCCTGATGGGCTTAATGGAGATTTTCTTTATCGTTTTATGCCTCGCCCTATCACTCAGGAAGAGCTGGTAACAATTACCGGTACCTCTAATCCTCAGCCCCTGAACGGAGAAGGTAACAATATTCCTACACCTGATATAATTGCGGCTTACGAAGAAGGGGATAAGAGGAAAGAGGCTTCCATCGGCTACATACAAATTTCGGGTAGCTTCTGGAAAGATGGAGTCTACCCTTATATTAAAAAGTACGCTGAGCCTCATGCTCTGCACAACAATCATGGTATGAACTGGCCCATCTACCGCTACTCAGAAGTGCTGCTGTTCTTGGCAGAGGCATTACATGAGCAGGGTAAATCCGGAGAGGCTGCTGACTACCTTAACCAGGTAAGGAGCCGCGCCGGATTGGCGCCAGCGAGCGGCGATCTACGTGAGGCCATCTATCAGGAAAGAAGAGTAGAGCTAGCCTTTGAAAATAAACGTTGGTTTGACCTGGTAAGAACGGGTCGTGCCATAGAGGTGATCACTGCTTATGGCAACAGAATTAAAGCTAACCCTCAGGACTATTACTATCCTGAAGAGGCTGAGCCCCGGAGTAATGCATTTTCTAATATCAGTTTGTATTATGCCCTTCCTGCTGACGAGGCAGACTTGAGTCCACACTTTTAA
- a CDS encoding aldose 1-epimerase family protein — MDNQLQYKNWQGKVSNHTQLGGIETSVLDNGLGRGSRIAWINTGTGLRYKVVLDRAMDIVDAFYNQHSLSWISYGGITPPQPTQLRGLDWLKVFGGGLLTSCGLTHIGGPEEDVYGARGLHDQVSNTPAQIESIVQPDPFSGKLEMSISGSMKLSQVFGPHLELKRTISGTLGSASIHIQDEVINRGNSIAPHMMLYHVNLGWPLVDEGAEIFWKGKWQARESDNTVIFSEDNNFRKCPPPLESHSRGGEEAAFIDVEADDKGICTCGVYNRQLELALSLSYQKSQLPWLTNWQHWGKGEYVSGLEPGTHPPIGQAEAREMDTLIHLEPGDSRTYALTFEVREGKELVEKFLDDNNLR, encoded by the coding sequence GTGGATAATCAACTACAATATAAAAACTGGCAGGGTAAAGTATCTAATCATACACAACTGGGAGGCATAGAAACCTCTGTGCTGGATAATGGCCTGGGAAGAGGTAGCCGCATTGCCTGGATTAATACAGGTACTGGCCTGCGCTATAAAGTGGTGCTGGATCGGGCTATGGATATTGTAGATGCTTTTTATAACCAACACAGTCTGTCATGGATAAGCTATGGGGGTATTACGCCTCCTCAGCCTACCCAGCTGCGGGGGCTGGACTGGCTTAAAGTATTTGGAGGGGGCCTACTCACCAGCTGTGGCCTTACCCACATAGGCGGGCCTGAAGAGGATGTATATGGTGCCAGAGGTTTACACGATCAGGTAAGCAATACCCCTGCACAGATTGAATCTATAGTGCAACCCGACCCTTTTAGCGGTAAGCTGGAGATGAGCATTAGCGGAAGCATGAAGCTTAGTCAGGTTTTTGGACCTCATCTGGAGCTCAAACGTACCATCTCCGGCACACTGGGCTCTGCCAGCATCCACATTCAGGACGAAGTTATTAATAGAGGAAACAGTATTGCGCCGCATATGATGCTCTACCACGTCAACCTGGGGTGGCCGCTGGTAGACGAAGGGGCAGAGATATTCTGGAAGGGAAAATGGCAGGCTCGTGAAAGCGATAATACCGTCATATTCTCCGAAGATAATAACTTTCGTAAGTGCCCTCCGCCGCTGGAGAGCCATAGCAGAGGAGGAGAAGAAGCTGCCTTTATAGATGTGGAAGCTGATGATAAAGGCATATGTACCTGTGGTGTTTATAACAGACAACTAGAACTGGCACTTTCTCTAAGCTACCAAAAATCGCAGCTGCCATGGCTTACCAACTGGCAGCATTGGGGCAAAGGAGAATATGTAAGCGGGCTGGAGCCGGGAACGCATCCCCCGATAGGGCAGGCCGAAGCCAGAGAGATGGATACACTAATCCATCTGGAGCCCGGAGATAGCCGTACTTATGCCTTAACTTTTGAAGTACGTGAAGGCAAAGAGCTAGTAGAAAAATTTTTAGATGACAACAACTTAAGATGA
- a CDS encoding FecR family protein, whose amino-acid sequence MSYEHYRVNDFVSDASFRAWVLSPNEELEAFWESWLLQHPLMAGTIQEARLLVSLTDYKKVQHTKEDFDTTRQQIKAVLFSKSTSSKESKRQPSKKIRSYLPPLGIAAAISILSLFGFYFFSSLSPEVQEYQTAFGEIREVELPDGSLAILNANSSLKVSSQWQKKREVWLVGEAFFEVEKIRKKSHSGFTYSKFTVHAGEVDIEVLGTRFNVLNRSEQTEVVLQEGAVSLKGKEKHKSAITMQEGDAFAYSSCRHTFQKKQIDTEKVTAWKKGVHMFDASSLRSIAQLLKDNYGLNVNIEDKRLEERRFSAEVPYGEVDMLLSLLEESLLLDIRQEKDNIQILERK is encoded by the coding sequence ATGTCATACGAGCATTACCGGGTAAACGATTTTGTAAGCGATGCTTCTTTCAGGGCGTGGGTACTTTCTCCAAACGAGGAGCTGGAAGCATTTTGGGAGTCATGGCTGCTACAGCATCCGCTAATGGCCGGTACCATACAGGAAGCTCGCTTGCTCGTAAGCCTTACAGACTATAAAAAGGTACAGCATACCAAAGAAGACTTTGATACTACCCGCCAACAGATCAAAGCTGTACTTTTTTCTAAAAGCACTTCCTCTAAAGAGAGTAAGCGCCAGCCCTCTAAGAAAATTAGGTCTTATTTGCCTCCTCTGGGCATAGCAGCAGCTATAAGCATCCTGAGCCTGTTTGGTTTTTATTTTTTCTCCTCCTTATCGCCCGAGGTGCAGGAGTACCAGACAGCTTTTGGAGAAATTAGAGAAGTAGAGCTGCCAGATGGCTCTCTGGCTATCCTGAATGCCAATTCCAGCCTAAAAGTATCATCTCAGTGGCAAAAGAAAAGAGAAGTATGGCTAGTGGGAGAAGCTTTTTTTGAGGTGGAAAAAATAAGAAAGAAAAGCCACTCTGGTTTTACCTACAGCAAATTTACCGTACATGCTGGTGAAGTGGATATTGAGGTACTAGGCACGCGATTTAATGTGCTAAACCGCAGTGAGCAAACCGAGGTAGTGCTTCAGGAAGGAGCGGTTAGCCTCAAAGGCAAAGAGAAACATAAATCTGCGATTACAATGCAGGAAGGAGATGCGTTTGCCTATTCTTCGTGCAGGCACACATTCCAAAAAAAACAGATAGACACTGAAAAAGTAACCGCCTGGAAAAAAGGGGTACACATGTTTGACGCCAGCTCTCTGCGATCTATCGCCCAGCTGCTCAAAGACAACTATGGCCTAAATGTAAATATAGAGGACAAAAGACTGGAAGAGCGGCGTTTTAGTGCGGAGGTACCATATGGTGAGGTAGATATGCTATTGAGTTTGCTGGAAGAGTCGCTTTTACTAGATATACGCCAGGAGAAGGATAACATTCAAATCCTAGAACGAAAATAA